A genomic stretch from Pieris napi chromosome 18, ilPieNapi1.2, whole genome shotgun sequence includes:
- the LOC125058890 gene encoding uncharacterized protein LOC125058890: MNRQNNEIRRGRSRIPQRFRDHTPQRDRTRTPRSSRSKAVWRSRSRTPRRYCSRSPRRCSSRDSCYSRKSSSRYYSRGRSNCRGQGDVSRRRRSRTTPQRSPSLHSRRDEMQQEQRTRNGEPQQRVHESYTSQTDHQALSKPTELATIFKEFMQTMKHTARVSEQFPSMNVVPEFDPVKRNQTIEMWLLKVNECATIYNWSERQVIHYALPKLSGLAQKWYQGLPSLMFSWPEWQDKLRLAFPSEDNYAQLLTEMLACRARFGEPLEEFFFEKTVLLNRCKITNKNAIDCILFGIEDRSIRTSAEAAQFSEPDKLLVYLRNVKIVKRTEKNNNALKSGATDNKRQRTNKFIQMRSESTNNSKCYNCSEIGHPYYKCKQPIKRCSQCHKIGHLEANCPVKKESSDDKTVLRISQERDTDLKYFKKANVNGRELDCFVDFGSQCTILTESVAKELAISWSTQDLPVLRGFGDSLVNSLGKCNVQIEVDSAKANVDVLIVSDYLLKVPLLGTSFTSKKFEEYLRSLGIKHIKNAVATPRANGQVERYNRTLLAALTASNYVFNRSKDDSDSDTDESDDTQLNAHETRKSNEVTSDEHEIVPK, translated from the exons ATGAATCGACAAAACAACGAGATTCGACGAGGCCGTAGCCGAATCCCACAGCGTTTTCGTGACCACACCCCACAGCGAGATCGTACGAGAACTCCACGGAGTAGTAGGAGTAAAGCGGTGTGGCGAAGCCGTAGCCGGACTCCAAGGCGATATTGCAGCCGGTCTCCAAG GCGATGTAGCAGTCGAGACTCGTGTTACAGCCGTAAGTCAAGCTCAAGATATTATTCTCGCGGCAGATCAAACTGCCGTGGCCAAGGCGATGTGTCACGGCGCAGACGCAGCAGGACTACGCCTCAACGCAGCCCCAGTCTACACTCGCGACGTGACGAGATGCAACAAGAACAACGAACACGTAATGGTGAACCACAGCAACGTGTCCATGAGTCATATACATCACAAACTGACCATCAGGCCCTGTCAAAACCTACTGAATTAGCTACTATATTTAAAGAGTTTATGCAAACCATGAAGCACACAGCGCGAGTGAGTGAACAATTTCCAAGTATGAACGTTGTACCAGAATTCGATCCGGTCAAACGCAATCAAACCATTGAAATGTGGCTTTTAAAAGTCAATGAATGTGCGACGATTTATAACTGGTCTGAGCGACAAGTTATACATTATGCGTTGCCCAAATTATCTGGATTGGCTCAAAAGTGGTATCAGGGGTTGCCAAGTCTCATGTTTTCATGGCCTGAATGGCAAGATAAGTTAAGATTAGCTTTTCCTAGTGAAGACAATTATGCACAACTACTGACAGAAATGCTCGCTTGCAGAGCGCGTTTTGGCGAACCTTTagaggaatttttttttgaaaaaactgttcttttaaatagatgcaaaataactaacaaaaatgcaattgattgtattttgtttgggATAGAGGATCGATCCATTAGAACCAGTGCTGAAGCGGCACAATTTTCTGAACcagataaattattagtttatctaagaaatgttaaaattgtaaaaagaacTGAGAAGAATAATAACGCCTTGAAATCAGGTGCTACTGACAATAAGCGACAGAGAACAAATAAGTTCATTCAAATGAGATCAGAATCTACAAACAATTCAAAATGTTATAACTGTAGTGAAATTGGTCATCCATATTACAAGTGTAAGCAACCCATTAAGCGATGCAGTCAATGCCATAAAATTGGACATCTTGAAGCAAATTGTCCTGTTAAGAAGGAATCTAGCGATGATAAGACTGTTTTACGGATATCCCAGGAACGAGATACagatctaaaatattttaaaaaggccAATGTTAATGGCCGTGAACTAGATTGTTTTGTTGACTTTGGTAGTCAATGCACTATATTAACGGAGTCTGTGGCGAAAGAACTAGCTATTAGTTGGTCAACACAGGACCTGCCTGTGTTGAGGGGTTTTGGTGATTCTTTGGTTAACAGTTTGGGAAAATGTAACGTTCAAATTGAGGTAGATTCAGCTAAGGCTAATGTAGATGTCCTTATCGTTTCTGATTATCTATTAAAGGTCCCATTATT AGGTACTTCgtttacttcaaaaaaattcGAAGAATATTTACGATCTCTTGGTATTAAACACATCAAGAATGCAGTAGCTACACCCCGTGCTAATGGCCAGGTGGAACGATATAATAGGACGCTGTTAGCTGCTCTTACTGCTAGCAACTATG TTTTTAACAGATCTAAGGATGACTCTGATAGTGATACGGATGAAAGTGATGATACACAACTTAACGCGCATGAAACTCGAAAAAGTAATGAAGTTACA